The Streptomyces sp. ICC1 DNA window GCTCGCGCCAGCCGCCGCCCGCGTAGAGGGGGTCCGGCGGGCGGGAGGCGAAGGCGAGCATGGTCGCCGCCCACGCGTGCATGTCCACGGCGAGGAGGGAACCGCCCATGTAGTGGACGTCGTTGTCGAAGCGGTCGTCCGTGGAGCAGACCGTGACGATCGCCTTGAGGGGTTCGGGGGCGAGGGCGGCGATCTGGAGGCTGTTGAAGCCGCCCCAGGAGATCCCGAACATGCCCACGGACCCCGTGCACCAGGGCTGGGCCGCCAGCCATTCGACGACCGCGACACCGTCGGCCAGCTCCTGGGCGTCGTACTCGTCGCCCGGGTCGCCGCCGCTGCAGCCGTGGCCGCGCACGTCGACCCGGACGGAGGCGTAGCCGTGGCCCGCGTACCAGGGGTGGCGCTGCCAGTCGCGCGGGGCGGTCCAGTCGGTGAGGCGGTACGGGAGGTACTCCAGCAGGGCCGGGACGGGCTCGTCCGTGACCGGGCGCCAGATGCGCGCGTACAGCTCGGTGCCGTCCCGGAGGGGGATGCGGACGTCCTCGCGGGTGGTTCCGTAGGGGAAATCGGTACGGACGATCATCGGTTCTTGACCACCAATCACCTCGGCGGGCGGGCAGCGGACGGTCAGTGGACGGGGTGCATCGTGCGCTTCAGCCAGGGGGCGAGCGCGATCACGGCCAGCCCCACCGCGATCGCGATGGCGCCGTTGACGCCGAAGTACGCGGGGTTGGAGACCTTGCCGTAGAGCTTGACCACCTGTGCCTGGATGCCGTTGGCCAGGGCGAGGGACAGGAACCACAGGGCCATGGTCTGGCTGGCGAAGGCCTTCGGGGCGAGCTTCGTGGTGGCCGACATGCCCGAGGTCTCCAGCAGGACGTCACCGAGTCCGAGCAGCAGGTAGGAGCCGATGATCCACCAGGCGGCCATCTTGTAGGTGTCCCCGGAGTGCCCCGAGGTCGGGATGACCATCAGGAGGAAGGACAGGCCGCCCAGGACCACGCCGATGGCGATCTTGTTGGAGGCGTGCGGCTGGCGGGGGCCCATCCGGACCCACAGCGCGGCGACGACGGGGGCCAGCAGCACCTCGAAGGCGCCGAGGGCGGAGGCGTACCAGCCGGCCGGGAAGGTGAAGCCGAGGATCTCGGTGCGGGCGTTCGTCGAGGCGAGCAGCATCATCGTCGAGTACGCCTGGAAGAGGATGAAGTTGAAGGCGACCGAGGCCAGGAAGAGCACGACGTACGGGCGCAGCCGCCCCCGCTCCTCGCCCGTCACCCGGGGGCTGCGGAACATGACCGCGAAGTAGACGATCGGCGCGATCACCGAGACCAGGGTGAGCAGGTCGACGAACCGGCCCATCGTCAGCCAGCCGAGTACCGCCAGAAGGGTGGCGAGCGCGGCGAAGAGCACGAGCCCCGCGATGATCTTCGTCACTGCCGCGCGCATCGCGTCGGGCGCGAGCGCGAACTCGGCGGAGTGCTTGCGTCCGGCCAGGTGGCGGCGGCCGAGGACGTACTGGATGAGTCCCGCGGTCATGCCGATGGCGGCGGCCGAGAAGCCCCAGTGCCAGCCCTTGTGCTCACCGAGCCAGGCGGTGATCAGCGGGCCGGCGAAGGCGCCGATGTTGATGCCCATGTAGTAGAGGGCGAACCCGGCGTCGCGCCGCTCGTCGTCCGTCTTGTACAGCTTGCCGACCATGCTGGCCACGTTCGGCTTGAGCAGTCCGGTGCCGGCGCTGATCAGGCCGAGGCCCACCCAGGTCATGGCGGCGGTCGGCACGGCCATGGCGTAGTGGCCGCAGGCGATGAGGATGCCGCCCCACAGCACGGCGCGGTACGAACCGAGGATCCGGTCGGCGAGCCAACCGCCGGCGACGGAGACGAGGTAGACCATGGTCCCGTAGGCCGCCGAGACGGAGGCCGCGGTGCCCGGGTTCATCCCCAGGCCGCCATGGGCCACCGTGTCCGCGAAGTAGAGGACGAGGATGGCCTGCATGCCCAGGAACGAGAAGCGCTCCCAGACCTCCAGTCCGGAGAGCGTGGCCAGGCCCCTGGGGTGCCCGAGGAAGGCGTGGTCGTCGCCGGGCGGCGGCTGGTCCGCCTCCGGGTCAGCCTCCGGGTCCGGGGGCTCGTCTATATCGGTCGCAGTTCTGGACAAAACGTATTCTCCGGTTGTTTCGGCTCCTCAAGAACATACCGGTGTGCATCGGGCACTGCTCGGGTAGTGACCGGGCAGCCGCCCTGGGTGATCGAAAACAGACCCGATACGCTGGCTTGAGTGATGGCAGCGACACATCGACAATCCATGTGATCGTCAACGTGATCGTCAGCAGACAGGAGTACCCCTCGTGACCGTCGTCGGGCCGTTCGGACTGAGCGTGCGGGACCAGGCTCTTGAGACCGATGTCCAGGCCGGACTGGCCGCCGTCGAGGCGGGTCTGCTGGAAGCCACCAAGAGCGAAGTCCCCTTCATCACCGAGGCCGCGCAGCACCTCGTGCGCGCCGGAGGCAAGCGGTTCCGGCCGCTGCTGGTGATGCTCGCCTCCCGATTCGGCGATCCCTACGCGCCCGGAATCGTGCCCTCCGCCGTCGTCGTGGAGCTGACCCACCTGGCGACGCTCTACCACGACGACGTCATGGACGAGGCGGACGTGCGCCGCGGCGTGGACAGCGCGAACGCCCGCTGGGGCAACTCCGTGGCCGTCCTGACGGGTGACTTCCTGTTCGCCCGCGCCTCGCACATCCTGGCGGACCTCGGGCCCGAGGCCGTACGGATCCAGGCCGAGGCCTTCGAGCGGCTGGTGACGGGCCAGATCCTGGAGACGGCCGGTCCGCGCGACGGCCGCGACCCGGTCGCGCACTACCTGGACGTGATGGCCGGCAAGACCAGTTCGCTGGTCGCCGTCTCCTGCCGCTTCGGCGCGCTGATGTCCGGCGCCGACGAGATGGTCGTCGACGTCCTCACCCAGTACGGGGAGCGCCTCGGCCTGGCGTTCCAGCTCGCCGACGACGTCCTCGACATCGCCTCCGACGCGCACGAGTCCGGCAAGACCCCGGGCACCGACCTGCGCGAGGGCATCCCGACGCTGCCGGTGCTGAGGCTGCGCGAGATGGCCGCCCGCGACGGGAACCCGGACGACCTGGACCTCGTGGCGCTCCTGGACGGCGACCTGACGGACGACGCCCGCCACGCCGAGGCCCTGACCCGGCTGCGCTCCCACCCCGCCCTGGAGCAGGCCCGCCGGGACACCGTCCGCTACGCGGAGGAGGCGCGGGCCACGCTGGCCCCGCTGCCGGAGTGCTTCGCGAAGTCGGCGCTGGTGGAGCTGTGCGACGCGGTGGTCCACCGCGCGGGCTGACGCCCGGCGCGGACCGGCGGACCCGGACCTAAGGCAGAGGCGCGGGCCCGGCATCCCCTACGGGTGGGGGAGGCCGGGCCCGCGTTTTGTCATCCCTGGGGCGTAGGCACAGTTGGCTCCGGGGGTTGACGCCTTCACCCCCTCGGGTTTGGTCAGATAGAGGCACATCCCCACCAGATCGGGTGAGAGTGGCGGCGCGGGGTGGACGTGTACACGCAAGACGGGTAGGTCGCCGCCGTACACACAGAGGTAGGGCAGACAGACATGGCAACGAACTCAAAGACCCGCAAGGCCGCTCGGTACGCCGTACCGGTCGCGGTGTTCGGTGTGGTCGCCGGCACGATCGCGATGGTTCCGGCCTTCGCGAACTCCGGTGGCCCGGACCTGCCGAAGATCACGGCGCAGCAGCTCATCGAGAAGATCGCCGCTTCGGACGTCGAGCAGCTGTCCGGCAGCGCCAAGATCAGCACGGACCTCGGCCTGCCGACCCTGGCCTCCGGCCTGCTCGGCGGTGGCGGCGTCACGGGTGGCTCCGCCGACCCGCAGGACAAGGTCGCGCAGCTGGCGAGCGGCACCCACACCTTCCGGGTGGCCGCGGACGGCCCGGACCGGCAGAAGCTCACCTTCGTCGACGGCAAGGACGAGTACACCCTCGTCCACAACGGCGACGACGTCTGGGGATACGACTCCAAGTCCAAGGAGGCCTTCCACGAGAAGGCCCCGGCGGAGGCGGGCAAGAGCTCCGAGCGCAAGACCGGCGACCGGCTCGGCGCCACCCCGCAGGAGATCGCCAAGGAGGTCCTGGAGGCCGCCGGCCCGACCACGGACGTCAGCGTCGGCGACACGGCCCAGGTGGCCGGCCGCGACGCCTACCAGCTGGTCCTGAAGCCGAAGGCGTCCGGATCCACGGTCGCCTCGGTGAAGATCGCGGTGGACGCCAAGAACGGCGTGCCGCTGCGGGTCCAGCTGCTGTCCACCGACGGCGGCAAGCCGATCCTGGACGCCGGCTTCACCAAGGTGGACTTCGCCAAGCCCGCCGCCGACACCTTCGCCTTCACCCCGCCCAAGGACGCCAAGGTGAACGAGGGCGGCGGGGAGCACGGCAAGGGCGACAAGGGTGACAAGGGAGACAAGGGCCTGGGCGGCGCCCTCGGGTCCATCCCGGGCCTGGACGCCCTCACCGGCGGCGCCGGTGTCGGCGCCGACAAGGGCGGCATGAAGGTGCTCGGCGAGGGCTGGACCTCGATCGCGCGGATCGACACCGGCCAGGCCAACGGCCTCAAGGACCTCGAGGGCGCGGCGAAGGACGGCAAGGCCCCCAAGGAGGCCAAGCAGTTCCTCGACACCCTCGGCGACAAGGTCTCCGGGAAGTTCGGCGAGGGCCGCATCTTCAAGACCCGCGTGGTCAACGCCCTGATCACGGACGACGGCAAGGTCTACGTCGGAGCGGTCACCAAGGACGAGCTCGTGAAGGCCGCCGACGCGAACAAGTAACCGCGCTCCGGCCGCCGCACGACGGAAGGGTGGGCAGGGACACTGTGTCCCTGCCCACCCTTCCGCCGTTCCGCCCCTGCGTACAGCAAGCCCGCTGTACCGTGAAAAGCATGTCGAGACACGTCACCATCCGCCTGGAAGAAGAGTTCCACGAACGCCTCAAGGCGCGCGCGGCGGCGCTGGGGACAACGGTCACCGCGCTGATCACCGAAGTCACGGAACGCGAACTCGACGAGGACCGGAAGAACTTCCTGTCCGGGATCGAGGAGTTCGCCGACCACTGGGGCTACTTCCAGGAGCGGTTCGGGCATTGAAGATCACCATGGAGTGGGCCTGGACCGCTCTGGCCCACCATCTCCCGTCCGATCCCGCCGTATGGGATCCGTCCGGAGTGGCCGCAGCCGTGGCCCGGCACCAGAACGACCTCGTCCTGGTGCCCGAGCAGCCCGCCCCGGATACCGCGTGGCGGGCCGCCGCTTTTTTGCACACCCTCGCGGTGTGCCCGGCGCTGGAATCCCCGATGAACGAGTTCTACGCCGCCGCCGCGACCCGCTCGTACCTGCGCGTCGCCGGGGCCAAGCAGCTGCCCTCGCCGGAGGAGCTCGGCGATCTGGTGGAGGCCGCGAAGCTGGGGCGCGCCGATGTCGAGGCGGTCGCGGAGGAGCTGCGGGCCCGGATCCAGGACCCCCTGCCGGCCTCGCTACGGGGCGGCGCGCAGGACGCGTAGCACCATCGGGGCCTCGTCCGGGTGGAGCCGCAGATCGGCGGGGACGAGGACGGCCCTGCCCTGCGCGTGGTCCGCGAGCCGCCGGCGCCGCCGCCGTCTGCGCACGAGGAGTGCGGGGTTGACGGCGGCGGCTTGGCCGAGCAGGCCCAGCAGGGCGATGAGGAGCTCCGGCATCCTCCGATCAGACCATCGGACGCCGGAGGGGCGGATCCTCCCTGGAGATGACCTTCCTAGAAGGTGATCTTCCAGCTGTTGATGTAGCCGACGTCCTGCGCCGCCCCGTCCTTGGCCCGGAGCTTCCAGACCCCGTTCGCCACCTCGGAGGAGGCGTTGACGGTGTAGGACTGCACGAGGTTGTCGGCGCTGCCGCCGGTGCGGTTGTGCAGGTTGTAGACGGTGCCGTCGGGGGCGACCAGGTCGACCACCAGGTCACCGCGGTAGGTGTGGACGATGTTCACATCGACCTTGGTGGTGGCCGGGGCATTGCCCGTGACGCCCGAGGCCGTGATCGACGAGGTCACCGCGGCGGCGGGGGAGTCCGGGATGCTCACGTCCGCCGTGTTCTCGAAGGACGGGCCCGGCGGGACCGGGACGGCGAACCCGAGGTTCCAGATCGCGTAGGCGATGGCGTCCGCGTTGCGGTCCAGGGCGGTGTCGTTGATGTTCGACGTGTTGTCGCAGGACGAGTGGTAGCAGCGGTCGAAGGCCTGACCCGAGGTGCCGCCCCACTTCTGGGCCTGGGCCGCCGTCTTGCTGTTGCTGGCGCCGGTGAACAGGCCGCCGACGGGGATGCCGACGTTCTTGAAGGACGCGTGGTCGGAGCGGCCGTCGCCCTCCGTCTCGATCTCGGTCGGGACGCCGAGGCCCGCGTAGTAGTTCTTGAAGGTCTGCTCGATGGTCGGGTCGTCGTCGTAGACGAAGTAGCCCGGGTTCGGCGAGCCGATCATGTCGAAGTTCAGGTACCCGGCGAACTTCGCGCGCTCCGCGGTCGGCAGGTTGTTGACGTAGTACTTCGACCCGACCAGGCCCAGCTCCTCCGCGCCCCACCAGCCGAAGCGCAGGTGCTTCGTGGGCGTGAGGCCGGCCTGGGAGACGGCCAGCGCGGTCTCCAGGACGGCCGCGCTGCCGGAGCCGTTGTCGTTGATGCCCGCACCGGAGGACACCGAGTCCAGGTGCGCACCGGACATCAGGACCGAGTTGGGGTCGCCGCCCGGCCAGTCGGCGATCAGGTTGTAGCCGGTCGCACCGCTGGAGGTGAAGGTCTGCAGGGTGGTCGTGAAACCGGCCGCGTCCAGCTTGGCCTTCACGTAGTCGATCGAGGCCTTGTAGCCGGTCTTGCCGTGTGCGCGGTTGCCGCCGTTGGCGGCGGCTATGGACTGCAACTGCGTCAGGTGCGCCTTGACGTTGGCGACCGGGATGTCGGGCGGCGTCGGCGCCGCGGCGACCGAGGCCGGCGAGGCGAGCGCGGCGGGAGCGGTGGCGGCGAACAGGCCCGCGACCGCGATGGCGGTCACGGCGGCCAGACGCCGGGAAACGGACAGGCTCATGTGGGGGCTCCGGGATTCCGTACTGGGGATTGTGCGGAACGTGCGGGTGGCGCGGGTGAGCGTGCCTGTGCGGCGGCGCTACTGCGTGGGTACGGCAGTGCGTCGTGCGTCAGTGCGAGCCTGATGTTCGAGGAGAGAATGACTGTCCGTCAAGAACACAATCCGGTCAGGTTGGTTCGGAAACCGGACGATCCCCGCTCCGGAACTCCGGGGCGGGGATCGACGGGTGCGGCTGCGGGCCTACGGGACGGGCCCGCGCGGCGCCTGCGGGACGGGCCGCGCAGCGCC harbors:
- a CDS encoding peptide MFS transporter; translated protein: MDEPPDPEADPEADQPPPGDDHAFLGHPRGLATLSGLEVWERFSFLGMQAILVLYFADTVAHGGLGMNPGTAASVSAAYGTMVYLVSVAGGWLADRILGSYRAVLWGGILIACGHYAMAVPTAAMTWVGLGLISAGTGLLKPNVASMVGKLYKTDDERRDAGFALYYMGINIGAFAGPLITAWLGEHKGWHWGFSAAAIGMTAGLIQYVLGRRHLAGRKHSAEFALAPDAMRAAVTKIIAGLVLFAALATLLAVLGWLTMGRFVDLLTLVSVIAPIVYFAVMFRSPRVTGEERGRLRPYVVLFLASVAFNFILFQAYSTMMLLASTNARTEILGFTFPAGWYASALGAFEVLLAPVVAALWVRMGPRQPHASNKIAIGVVLGGLSFLLMVIPTSGHSGDTYKMAAWWIIGSYLLLGLGDVLLETSGMSATTKLAPKAFASQTMALWFLSLALANGIQAQVVKLYGKVSNPAYFGVNGAIAIAVGLAVIALAPWLKRTMHPVH
- a CDS encoding polyprenyl synthetase family protein, with protein sequence MTVVGPFGLSVRDQALETDVQAGLAAVEAGLLEATKSEVPFITEAAQHLVRAGGKRFRPLLVMLASRFGDPYAPGIVPSAVVVELTHLATLYHDDVMDEADVRRGVDSANARWGNSVAVLTGDFLFARASHILADLGPEAVRIQAEAFERLVTGQILETAGPRDGRDPVAHYLDVMAGKTSSLVAVSCRFGALMSGADEMVVDVLTQYGERLGLAFQLADDVLDIASDAHESGKTPGTDLREGIPTLPVLRLREMAARDGNPDDLDLVALLDGDLTDDARHAEALTRLRSHPALEQARRDTVRYAEEARATLAPLPECFAKSALVELCDAVVHRAG
- a CDS encoding DUF2092 domain-containing protein, with product MATNSKTRKAARYAVPVAVFGVVAGTIAMVPAFANSGGPDLPKITAQQLIEKIAASDVEQLSGSAKISTDLGLPTLASGLLGGGGVTGGSADPQDKVAQLASGTHTFRVAADGPDRQKLTFVDGKDEYTLVHNGDDVWGYDSKSKEAFHEKAPAEAGKSSERKTGDRLGATPQEIAKEVLEAAGPTTDVSVGDTAQVAGRDAYQLVLKPKASGSTVASVKIAVDAKNGVPLRVQLLSTDGGKPILDAGFTKVDFAKPAADTFAFTPPKDAKVNEGGGEHGKGDKGDKGDKGLGGALGSIPGLDALTGGAGVGADKGGMKVLGEGWTSIARIDTGQANGLKDLEGAAKDGKAPKEAKQFLDTLGDKVSGKFGEGRIFKTRVVNALITDDGKVYVGAVTKDELVKAADANK
- a CDS encoding ribbon-helix-helix domain-containing protein yields the protein MSRHVTIRLEEEFHERLKARAAALGTTVTALITEVTERELDEDRKNFLSGIEEFADHWGYFQERFGH
- a CDS encoding M28 family metallopeptidase; this encodes MSLSVSRRLAAVTAIAVAGLFAATAPAALASPASVAAAPTPPDIPVANVKAHLTQLQSIAAANGGNRAHGKTGYKASIDYVKAKLDAAGFTTTLQTFTSSGATGYNLIADWPGGDPNSVLMSGAHLDSVSSGAGINDNGSGSAAVLETALAVSQAGLTPTKHLRFGWWGAEELGLVGSKYYVNNLPTAERAKFAGYLNFDMIGSPNPGYFVYDDDPTIEQTFKNYYAGLGVPTEIETEGDGRSDHASFKNVGIPVGGLFTGASNSKTAAQAQKWGGTSGQAFDRCYHSSCDNTSNINDTALDRNADAIAYAIWNLGFAVPVPPGPSFENTADVSIPDSPAAAVTSSITASGVTGNAPATTKVDVNIVHTYRGDLVVDLVAPDGTVYNLHNRTGGSADNLVQSYTVNASSEVANGVWKLRAKDGAAQDVGYINSWKITF